CAAGCTTATTTATAATTTCCAGTTTAAAACGTGTATAGAATTTAAGTTCAATATATATTGATAAAGCCTGATTATAAAGCTCTTTTATAAAATATTCCGTTAAAAGCTTATAAGCGTTATTTTCTTTATATGAAACCTCTTCTAATAATTTCCGTATAGATCTTTCATCCTCACTTGATTCAAGGCTCTCTCGCCATTCCATTGATTCAAGTAAAAGATGTTGCGGCACTTCCTCTTTATCAATATCAAAGCCTTTTAATTTAAGTAGATATTCCGCCCTCAAAAGCGGTGTTTTTAATACCTTATACGCTTGGTTAATAAGTGCGCTATTATTTAATGCGATGCTTTGTTCTATTAGGCTTTGATTAATAAATTTATCAGGATGAAAACACCTTTGCAGCTCAAACAGCTTTGTATCTAATTGCTTTATATCAATATTATAGTTTTCGCTCAGCCGAAAAACATCAAAGTAGCTTAAAGCTCTAATCGGTAAAACTTTATTACATTCTGAGCAAAAGTGCTCCTGTATTGTGCTATGACTACAGTGCGGGCAAACTAAATTATTCATCATATAATGTGCTATTAACTGATTTATGCTTTTCGATATTAGCTTTTATCTTATAAAATGCATATAACTTTTATACTTTATAAACTGATGCCTTTAACTTAATAAGGCAATAATGAAGTAGGTTTTTTAGCAGTATCAGCGGGAGTGGTTTTGACTGCCGATGACGCTGGTATTTCCGGCTCTGGTTTAGATGGAGCTACAGGTGCAACGGGTACTACCGGAATTACCGGAGTAGATGCAACTGATGATTTAGGTGGAGCTACAGGTGCAACGGGTATTACCGGAATTACCGTAGTAGCGGCAGCAGCTGACTTTGATAAAACTTCAGGTGCATCCGGAATTATCGGAGCTATAGGCATAGTTAAAACTGTCGGCTTTGATAAAACTTCAGGCATAGCCGGAATTACCGTAGTAGTTGGAGCAGTTGGTTTAAGCGAAGTAGTTTTAGGTGGGGTATTTTTTTCATTAGCTGCACTTAACTCATCCTGCATAGCTAACGGACTAGAAACCATATCCTTTATATTTGTTGTTAAATTTTTTGAATCTTGTTGATTTTCCGGTGGGCTAACCTTTTTTACTTCTCTTAACCCATTATCAGCCCTAGATGCTAAAGGTTTAGAGTTAGCAACCTGTGAAGAAGTATTTGTGGTAATCAAAGTTTTAGGAGCTGCTTGCGGTTTAATAACCACTTTAGTAGCTTGTTCAGGTTTAGTAGTGATTATGGTATTATTTACCTTAGTTGCATTGGAAGCTATTTTAGAATCTTTTAGAGCTACAGGTTCTCTAACTACTTTAGGCACCTTTAATGTTATATTATCATTTTGCTTAGAATCAACTTGCGATTTAATAACCGGGATAGTTTGATTATTTTTAGTGCCCGGAAGATCGGTAACAGGATTAATCGGCTCTATTTTAGTTAAAGGAGGAGAAACTATAACTTTCGGCTTTTTAAGCGACTCATCACCTATTAAAGATTTTTCCATAACTTTATTTGGTCCATGGCTTACTACCACCGCTTCCTTTTTGGTAGAACACTTATGTTTTCCCTCATGCTTTTGATGTTCAACTTTTAAATTACTTGACGGATTACAACGTGAATAATGTTTATAAGCATTATTACCATCTCTACCAGAGTTACTGTTTAAAAACCTTTCTTCATTTTTAGTTAAATTTACTTCTTCGGTTCCTTCAAGTTCTTTGGTTATAATAACAGTTTTAAGAATGTCCTTTAATTCTTTAGAGTTATTCATTACAGCATAGTCAATTGCTGATAAACCTATCTTGTTTCTCAGTAGAGGATCAGAATCTTTAGAAAGCAAGTAGCCGGCTAATTTCACATTATTTTTTTGTACAGCAATGATTAAGGCCGTATTACCGTTGGCATCCTTATAATTCGTATCCGCTCCAAGCCTTAAAGTTTGCTTAACGGCAGCAATAGAGCCGTTTTTGGTAAAATCTATTAAGGCTTTATTCATATTTTTATATTGCTTTACTGCAATATAAGCAAATTCATCAGTAAATTGAGTCGAATAATAATATGGAGAGTTACCCTGATTATCATGAATATTAGGATCAACCCCATAATCTATAAGCAGTTCAAAAGCTTTTATGTTATTTGCGGTTGCTGCAAGGTGAGCAACCGTTTTACCGTCATTACTTCTGATGCTAAGATCCGCCCCTTTAGTTATTAAATAATTATATGACTTTTGTTTATTATATAAAATACTATACATTAGCGGAGTATAACCGTATTTAACATCTTGGGCGTTAATATCGGCTCCTTTTTCTAAAAATGCTTTTATGCTGCTTACATCGTCATTAATTGCTGCAATAAATAAATACTCGGAATACTCTTTTTGATAAAAAGTTTTAGGTAAATGCTGATTATTTGACCCGTAATGCTTTTTGCTGATTTGTGGGGAAGGAATGGTGTTTCTATAATCATATACTTTTCTGTTATAAATATATGGAGAATAGTTATTTTTCTTCTTTAGCGAAGCATCAGCTTTTGACGGTTTATCGGAGGCGGAACCGGGTTTATTTTGTTTTATACTCGGGCTAGATAAATATAGGTTTTCCATTTGATTCAACGGATCCTGTTCGTCAATAAATGGAGCTTTTTCAGCTTCTTCTTTAGTTTCCTTTAAAGTTCTTTGAGTTTGTGAGTAGAAGTAATTAAACTTTTCATCAAAGTTATTAGGCAAATTAGAACCTTCACCTTTATTAGCCTCAGAAGCTTTGCTTGGAGCTTTATTCGGTTGAGCGGCAGGATTGCCAGAAATATTTTCATCATTTTTCATAATACTTAGTGGAACTGGTGAAGAAGCTACCGAAACCGGATTAGCTTTAGAATTGCTTATGGTTGATTTTAAAATGGGTTTAGAGATTTTGTCTGGTTGTGCAGAAGCTGCTCCCGACGGGTTTACCGTTGTATTATCTACATTAATTTGGGGTATAGGAGGAATAGGAAGAGCTGGCTGAGTAGAATTATTTAATTCTTCCAACTCGGAACTCACCTTACTTTCTATATCATCCGAATCAGCAGATACAGTAGGATTGGATTCTGCGATTGCTAAGTTTGCCGTATAGATGAGACATGATCCGATAAACGCCGCGATAATTCTCTTACCCTTATTCTCCATAATCTATTCGTCCTGAGGAATGAGCTTCTTAACTTCTTTTTCTACAATACTTTTAACTATATTAGGCAAATTTCTATTTAGCCACTCGCTTAATTCAGGTTTAAGTAATTCAATAACTAAATCTTCTAAAGTAGCACCTGACCTAAAATTTATATTTTCGTCATGATTTTTAGTGGTAGCTTTTATAAATGATCTTAATAGGTCTTGTGATTCCTTAGCTACTTCTTCAGCTATAAATAATTTATTTGAAGGAGATATATTTTCTTCTTCATTAACACTTTGCTCTTCAACATCCTTTGGTTGAGTTTGATTAGTTTGCATATTTTCCTCCCTATTAATTTTCGGGGGAGAGGTTCTCAGCTTTTTAGCAGCCACGCTGTTATCAATTTTTTTTAGTATATCTTCAGAACTTTCACTTAAATTATTGGTAACTGCCTCATTAAGCTGAGCAACGTTCTTTTTTATAGAGGGCGGAGCCTTTTCAGTTACTTTATCGGAATTGCCGTCTTCTACAACTTCCGTAAGCTCAAGAATATCACTGCTGACATTAGTTTCAGAAATCATAGCCTTTCTAATATCTTGTAATGCCTCATCAATTTTTGATGCCGCTTCATTAGCACCTGATTGAGTTCTGTTATCCGAAGTATCCATTTCTTGCTTAAGTAGTTATCCTATATTAATTTTTACCAGCTTGAATCTTTTAAGTCTATATATAATTTAAATAGTTAGCTGCTCCTTAGGTTAAGTTAATTTAAAGTGCTAACCGTCAATCACCTCTTTTACCTTAAGTAATAATTCTTTTAAATTAAAAGGCTTGGGTAAAAAATTAAAGTCTCTGGCATTGCCGTAAGCCTCATTAAATGCTTCTTCTCCGAAGCCTGATATGAATATTACTTTAATTTTCGGCTGAACTTTTTTTATCTCATCAACCAGAGTAGGCCCGCTCATTCCCGGCATAACTACATCGGTAACGATTAAATCAATATTTTTTTTAAGCTCGATAATTTGACTCAATGCCTGGTGTGGTGAAGCAAAATCTATGACCTCATACCCTTTGCTTATCAACACATGCTTAGCAAAAACTCTTACCGCCTCTTCATCTTCAACCAGTATTATTAACCCCTTTCCGAAAACGTCTCTTCCGGTTTTTTGCTGTATCTGCCTATGCGCATTTTGCTCTTCAACAGTTATAACCGGTCTAGGTATTAAAACTATAAAAGTAGTACCTTCACCGATTTTAGTTTTAAAGTAAATCTTTCCTCCGGATTGTGTCACAATCCCAAAGACGGTGGAAAGTCCTAAACCAGTTCCCGATTTATCTTGCTTAGTAGTAAAGAACGGTTCAAAAATATTGTTAGCAATACTCTCATCAATACCTACCCCGGTATCTTCTACTTCAATAACAATATAATCCCCTGCCGCTGCAGGAGGTTCTCCTTTTGGCGCTATACAACTTGCGAGATAAGGATCATGTTCTTTCAATTTTAAATTAAAAGCCCGGATCGACAGCTTTCCGTTCTCTCCCATTGATTGCTGTGCGTTAATCGCTAAGTTTAAAACTACTTGCTCAAATTGCACAGGATCAAATTTAATATACCATAAATCACTAGCTATCTCCTGATTAATTTGAATTTCCCCTCCCACCAGACGCTGAACCAAGG
The endosymbiont of Acanthamoeba sp. UWC8 DNA segment above includes these coding regions:
- the hscB gene encoding Fe-S protein assembly co-chaperone HscB, with translation MMNNLVCPHCSHSTIQEHFCSECNKVLPIRALSYFDVFRLSENYNIDIKQLDTKLFELQRCFHPDKFINQSLIEQSIALNNSALINQAYKVLKTPLLRAEYLLKLKGFDIDKEEVPQHLLLESMEWRESLESSEDERSIRKLLEEVSYKENNAYKLLTEYFIKELYNQALSIYIELKFYTRFKLEIINKLDLINDTI
- a CDS encoding ankyrin repeat domain-containing protein, with the protein product MENKGKRIIAAFIGSCLIYTANLAIAESNPTVSADSDDIESKVSSELEELNNSTQPALPIPPIPQINVDNTTVNPSGAASAQPDKISKPILKSTISNSKANPVSVASSPVPLSIMKNDENISGNPAAQPNKAPSKASEANKGEGSNLPNNFDEKFNYFYSQTQRTLKETKEEAEKAPFIDEQDPLNQMENLYLSSPSIKQNKPGSASDKPSKADASLKKKNNYSPYIYNRKVYDYRNTIPSPQISKKHYGSNNQHLPKTFYQKEYSEYLFIAAINDDVSSIKAFLEKGADINAQDVKYGYTPLMYSILYNKQKSYNYLITKGADLSIRSNDGKTVAHLAATANNIKAFELLIDYGVDPNIHDNQGNSPYYYSTQFTDEFAYIAVKQYKNMNKALIDFTKNGSIAAVKQTLRLGADTNYKDANGNTALIIAVQKNNVKLAGYLLSKDSDPLLRNKIGLSAIDYAVMNNSKELKDILKTVIITKELEGTEEVNLTKNEERFLNSNSGRDGNNAYKHYSRCNPSSNLKVEHQKHEGKHKCSTKKEAVVVSHGPNKVMEKSLIGDESLKKPKVIVSPPLTKIEPINPVTDLPGTKNNQTIPVIKSQVDSKQNDNITLKVPKVVREPVALKDSKIASNATKVNNTIITTKPEQATKVVIKPQAAPKTLITTNTSSQVANSKPLASRADNGLREVKKVSPPENQQDSKNLTTNIKDMVSSPLAMQDELSAANEKNTPPKTTSLKPTAPTTTVIPAMPEVLSKPTVLTMPIAPIIPDAPEVLSKSAAAATTVIPVIPVAPVAPPKSSVASTPVIPVVPVAPVAPSKPEPEIPASSAVKTTPADTAKKPTSLLPY
- a CDS encoding DUF2497 domain-containing protein, with product MDTSDNRTQSGANEAASKIDEALQDIRKAMISETNVSSDILELTEVVEDGNSDKVTEKAPPSIKKNVAQLNEAVTNNLSESSEDILKKIDNSVAAKKLRTSPPKINREENMQTNQTQPKDVEEQSVNEEENISPSNKLFIAEEVAKESQDLLRSFIKATTKNHDENINFRSGATLEDLVIELLKPELSEWLNRNLPNIVKSIVEKEVKKLIPQDE